A genomic window from Hyalangium minutum includes:
- a CDS encoding isoprenyl transferase: MERPSALIALEQQVKARPLPRHVGIIMDGNGRWAEIRGLARLEGHREGSTSVREVTRVARRVGVSALTLYAFSSQNWARPADEVAGLMELLREFLQTERSEILDNGIRLHAIGEVDKLPRYVREPLDKLRADSAHNTGMVLTLALSYGGREELIHAAREIAQAVAAGTLDPARIGEKDIESHLWTQGLPPLDLMVRTSGEFRVSNFLLWQMAYAELYFADVLWPDFRTEAFLRSLSHYQQRERRFGLTSAQLQREETQRAKA, from the coding sequence ATGGAACGCCCCTCTGCCCTCATCGCGCTCGAACAACAGGTCAAGGCCCGCCCCTTGCCCCGTCATGTGGGCATCATCATGGACGGCAATGGCCGTTGGGCGGAGATCCGCGGCCTGGCCCGCCTGGAGGGCCACCGTGAGGGGTCCACCAGCGTCCGCGAGGTGACACGCGTCGCCCGCCGCGTGGGCGTCTCCGCGCTCACCTTGTACGCATTTTCCTCTCAGAACTGGGCTCGCCCTGCGGACGAGGTGGCCGGGCTGATGGAGCTCTTGCGCGAGTTCCTGCAGACCGAGCGCTCGGAGATCCTCGACAACGGCATCCGCCTGCACGCGATTGGCGAGGTGGACAAGCTGCCGCGCTACGTGCGCGAGCCGCTGGACAAGCTCCGGGCGGACTCGGCCCACAACACGGGCATGGTGCTCACGCTGGCGCTGTCGTACGGCGGCCGCGAGGAGCTGATCCACGCGGCCCGGGAGATTGCGCAGGCGGTGGCGGCGGGCACGCTGGATCCGGCGCGCATTGGCGAGAAGGACATCGAGTCCCACCTGTGGACGCAGGGGCTGCCGCCGCTGGATCTCATGGTACGCACCAGTGGGGAGTTCCGAGTGTCCAACTTCCTGCTGTGGCAGATGGCGTACGCTGAACTGTACTTCGCGGATGTGCTGTGGCCGGACTTCCGGACAGAGGCGTTCCTGCGCAGCCTCTCACACTACCAGCAGCGGGAGCGGCGCTTCGGGCTGACTTCCGCGCAGCTCCAGCGTGAGGAAACCCAGCGGGCCAAGGCGTGA
- the rseP gene encoding RIP metalloprotease RseP, with the protein MQSLGFFALLLGVLVTVHELGHFLVAKACGVKVLKFSIGFGPKLLGFTKGDTEYQLALLPLGGFVKMAGDVPGEELAPEDAHRGFLAQPPWKRMLIVLAGPAFNLAFPVLVYFFVFLGPYEDVSSRVGYVAPGSAAAVAGVRPGDRILAVDGEKVRTDKEVDEAFIGRFERPVPLTVERDGKQMIVEVTPLKKVESSPVETVERGVLGAEPYSQLPTLGVPPSSPAEQAGLKTFDRILTINGTYVPDVATLYQVMDKQQGPLELVVLRSPVLDVGAITVRAPEQVKLQVNKQPGEGFAALGAEPVDLYIASVAQDSPAQKAGLKSGDRLVALNGDPLQSFHLFQVKLGGMEEKPFQLTWRGADGEHTTQLARSTLKSTDALGNTHTYLGVGVVQWNAAAPPEMIQLDYSPGEAIGKAVRVVPAITKQTVKAVAGLITRDVPLSSVGGPVMMYQMAAKTSQQGWDSFLQLMAIISINLGVMNLLPIPILDGFHLVAAGWESVRRRPIPVRVREVANVIGLAMLVALMLVAFFNDITR; encoded by the coding sequence ATGCAGAGTCTCGGGTTCTTCGCGCTCCTGCTCGGGGTGCTGGTGACGGTGCACGAGCTGGGCCATTTCCTCGTGGCGAAGGCCTGCGGGGTGAAGGTGCTCAAGTTCTCCATTGGGTTCGGGCCCAAGCTGTTGGGCTTCACCAAGGGAGACACGGAATACCAGCTCGCGCTGCTGCCCCTGGGCGGCTTCGTGAAGATGGCGGGGGATGTGCCGGGCGAGGAGCTGGCGCCCGAGGACGCCCACCGGGGCTTCCTGGCGCAGCCGCCGTGGAAGCGCATGCTGATCGTGCTCGCCGGACCGGCGTTCAACCTGGCGTTCCCCGTCCTGGTCTACTTCTTCGTGTTCCTCGGGCCGTACGAGGACGTGTCCTCCCGGGTGGGCTACGTGGCGCCCGGCTCGGCGGCGGCGGTCGCGGGGGTTCGCCCCGGAGACCGGATCCTCGCGGTGGATGGCGAGAAGGTCCGCACGGACAAGGAAGTGGATGAGGCCTTCATCGGCCGCTTCGAGCGCCCGGTGCCGCTCACCGTCGAGCGCGATGGCAAGCAGATGATTGTGGAGGTGACGCCGCTCAAGAAGGTGGAGTCCTCGCCCGTGGAGACGGTGGAGCGGGGCGTGCTGGGCGCGGAGCCGTACTCGCAGCTGCCCACCCTGGGTGTCCCGCCCAGCTCGCCGGCGGAGCAGGCGGGGCTGAAGACCTTCGATCGGATCCTCACCATCAACGGGACGTACGTGCCGGACGTGGCCACGCTGTACCAGGTCATGGACAAGCAGCAGGGCCCGTTGGAGCTGGTGGTGCTGCGCTCGCCGGTGCTGGATGTGGGCGCCATCACCGTCCGCGCTCCCGAGCAGGTGAAGCTCCAGGTGAACAAGCAGCCGGGGGAGGGGTTCGCGGCCCTGGGCGCGGAGCCGGTGGACCTCTACATCGCGTCGGTGGCGCAGGACAGCCCGGCGCAGAAGGCGGGCCTGAAGTCCGGCGACCGGCTCGTGGCCCTCAATGGCGATCCGCTCCAGTCCTTCCACCTCTTCCAGGTGAAGCTCGGTGGGATGGAGGAGAAGCCCTTCCAGCTGACGTGGCGGGGGGCTGATGGTGAGCACACCACCCAGCTGGCGCGCTCCACCCTGAAGAGCACGGACGCGCTGGGCAACACCCACACGTACCTGGGCGTGGGCGTCGTGCAGTGGAACGCGGCGGCGCCTCCGGAGATGATCCAGCTGGACTACTCGCCGGGCGAGGCGATTGGGAAGGCCGTGCGCGTGGTGCCGGCCATCACCAAGCAGACGGTGAAGGCCGTGGCCGGGCTCATCACCCGTGACGTGCCGCTGAGCTCCGTGGGCGGGCCGGTGATGATGTACCAGATGGCGGCGAAGACGTCGCAGCAGGGCTGGGACTCGTTCCTGCAGCTCATGGCCATCATCTCCATCAACCTGGGCGTGATGAACCTGCTGCCCATCCCCATCCTCGACGGCTTCCACCTGGTGGCCGCGGGCTGGGAGAGCGTGCGCCGCCGGCCGATTCCGGTTCGCGTGCGCGAGGTGGCCAACGTCATCGGTCTGGCGATGCTGGTGGCCCTGATGCTGGTGGCGTTCTTCAACGACATCACCCGGTGA
- a CDS encoding phosphatidate cytidylyltransferase, which translates to MNEKNKNLVLRIVSAVVLLPVVLFLLWKGGIWSAVLFGVAAAACASEYYTITLKQLYPATWVGIVLAGLLPFLPLRSPEHVGEVGFWVTAGLFFFAWTYHLIRGPLPEAPLRAAHLITGYLYGAVGLTALSALRMREGGNAWVICALVITWANDTAAYFAGRFLGRHKLYVEVSPNKTWEGFFGGMVGSVGGMFIARAGFFPEFTGVDCLVLGVLGGIAGPIGDLCESMLKRAYGVKDSGKLIPGHGGILDRIDALLFNAPLVFIYLQFVRGWLS; encoded by the coding sequence GTGAACGAGAAGAACAAGAACCTCGTCCTTCGAATTGTCTCGGCGGTGGTGTTGCTGCCGGTGGTCCTCTTCCTGTTGTGGAAGGGAGGGATCTGGAGCGCCGTGCTCTTTGGCGTGGCGGCGGCCGCCTGTGCCAGCGAGTACTACACCATCACCCTGAAGCAGCTGTACCCGGCCACGTGGGTGGGCATCGTGCTGGCGGGGCTGTTGCCCTTCTTGCCGCTGCGCAGCCCGGAGCACGTGGGCGAGGTGGGCTTCTGGGTCACTGCGGGCCTGTTCTTCTTCGCGTGGACGTACCACCTCATCCGCGGCCCCCTGCCCGAGGCGCCCCTGCGCGCCGCCCACCTGATCACCGGGTACCTCTATGGAGCGGTGGGGCTCACGGCGCTGTCCGCCCTGCGCATGCGGGAAGGGGGCAACGCCTGGGTCATCTGTGCGCTCGTCATCACCTGGGCCAATGACACCGCCGCCTACTTCGCCGGCCGGTTCCTGGGCCGCCACAAGCTGTATGTGGAGGTGAGCCCGAACAAGACGTGGGAGGGCTTCTTCGGGGGCATGGTGGGCTCGGTGGGCGGCATGTTCATCGCCCGGGCGGGCTTCTTCCCCGAGTTCACCGGCGTGGACTGTCTGGTGCTGGGCGTGCTGGGCGGAATCGCCGGTCCTATCGGGGACTTGTGCGAGTCCATGCTCAAGCGGGCCTACGGGGTGAAGGACTCGGGCAAGCTCATCCCCGGGCACGGCGGCATCCTGGATCGCATCGACGCGCTGCTGTTCAACGCCCCGCTGGTGTTCATCTACCTGCAGTTCGTGCGGGGCTGGCTGTCGTAG